A window of the Brassica napus cultivar Da-Ae chromosome A2, Da-Ae, whole genome shotgun sequence genome harbors these coding sequences:
- the LOC106389915 gene encoding GTP-binding nuclear protein Ran-3 has product MALPNQQTVDYPSFKLVIVGDGGTGKTTFVKRHLTGEFEKKYEPTIGVEVHPLDFFTNCGKIRFYCWDTAGQEKFGGLRDGYYIHGQCAVIMFDVTARLTYKNVPTWHRDLCRVCENIPIVLCGNKVDVKNRQVKAKQVTFHRKKNLQYYEISAKSNYNFEKPFLYLARKLAGDPNLHFVESPALAPPEVQIDMAAQQQHEAELAAAASQPLPDDDDDTFE; this is encoded by the exons ATG gCTTTACCGAACCAGCAAACCGTTGATTACCCTAGCTTCAAGCTCGTCATCGTTGGTGATGGAGGCACAG GGAAAACCACTTTTGTCAAGAGACATCTTACTGGAGAGTTTGAGAAGAAGTATGAAC CTACTATTGGTGTTGAGGTTCACCCTTTAGATTTCTTCACTAACTGTGGCAAGATCCGCTTTTACTGTTGGGATACTGCTGGACAAGAGAAGTTTGGTGGCTTAAGGGATGGATACTA CATCCATGGGCAGTGTGCTGTCATCATGTTTGATGTCACAGCACGTCTGACATACAAGAATGTACCAACATGGCACCGTGATCTTTGCAG GGTCTGTGAAAACATCCCGATTGTACTCTGCGGGAACAAAGTTGATGTGAAGAACAGGCAAGTGAAGGCCAAGCAGGTGACATTCCACAGGAAGAAGAATCTCCAGTATTACGAGATCTCTGCCAAGAGCAACTACAATTTCGAGAAGCCATTCTTGTACCTTGCTAGGAAACTCGCCGG GGACCCTAACCTTCACTTTGTGGAATCACCTGCCCTTGCTCCCCCAGAAGTACAGATTGACATGGCTGCTCAGCAACA GCACGAGGCGGAGCTTGCAGCCGCAGCAAGTCAGCCACTCCCTGATGACGATGATGACACGTtcgagtag
- the LOC106389932 gene encoding glucan endo-1,3-beta-glucosidase 13-like, giving the protein MSLFVLSLLMLSSFSVMPFTHADSGMIGVNYGRIANNLPAPEKVVELLKSQGINRVKLYDTDSSVLTALANSGIKVVVSLPNENLSAAAADQSYTDAWVQDNVKKYTPATDIEAIAVGNEVFVDPGNTTAYLVPAMKNVQSSLAKFSLDGAIKISSPLALSALANSYPPSAGSFKPDLIEPVIKPMLDFLRKTSSHLMVNAYPFFAYAANADKISLEYALFKENAGNVDSGNGLKYENLLDAQIDAVFAAMSAVGFNDVKVVVTETGWPSAGDENEIGAGSANAAAYNGGLVKRVLTGNGTPLKPKEPLNVYLFALFNENQKTGPTSERNYGLFYPNENKVYDVPFSAKSMPVNDSKEKVPVKSPSHVGQTWCVANGKTSKEKLQEGLDYACGEGGADCRPIQKGATCYDPESLEAHASYAFNSYYQKNARGVGTCDFGGAAYVVSQPPKYGKCEFPTGH; this is encoded by the exons AtgtctctctttgttctttcgCTGCTAATGCTCTCATCATTCTCAGTCATGCCCTTCACCCATGcag ATTCTGGAATGATCGGAGTAAACTACGGCCGCATCGCGAACAATCTCCCGGCGCCGGAGAAGGTGGTTGAGCTTCTCAAATCCCAAGGGATCAACCGCGTCAAGCTCTATGACACTGACTCATCCGTACTCACCGCGCTTGCAAACTCCGGCATCAAAGTCGTCGTCTCCCTCCCCAACGAGAATCTCTCCGCCGCCGCCGCGGATCAGAGCTACACCGACGCCTGGGTCCAGGACAACGTTAAGAAATACACGCCGGCGACTGATATCGAAGCAATCGCCGTCGGAAACGAAGTGTTCGTCGATCCTGGAAACACGACGGCGTATCTCGTTCCGGCGATGAAGAACGTTCAGAGCTCTCTCGCTAAGTTTAGCCTCGACGGAGCGATCAAGATCTCGTCGCCGCTTGCTTTGAGCGCGTTGGCGAATTCGTATCCGCCCTCAGCCGGTTCGTTTAAACCGGATTTAATCGAACCGGTGATTAAACCGATGCTTGATTTTTTACGCAAAACGTCGTCGCATCTTATGGTGAATGCTTATCCCTTCTTCGCCTACGCGGCTAACGCCGATAAGATCTCGTTGGAGTACGCGCTGTTTAAAGAGAACGCCGGAAATGTAGATTCCGGCAACGGTTTGAAGTACGAGAATCTCTTGGACGCGCAGATCGACGCCGTTTTCGCAGCTATGTCCGCCGTGGGATTCAACGACGTCAAGGTCGTGGTGACGGAGACGGGCTGGCCTTCCGCCGGAGACGAGAACGAGATCGGCGCCGGTTCGGCTAACGCGGCTGCTTATAACGGCGGGTTAGTGAAGAGAGTGTTGACGGGAAACGGAACGCCGTTAAAGCCTAAAGAGCCGCTTAACGTCTATCTCTTCGCTCTGTTTAACGAGAACCAGAAAACGGGGCCCACGTCCGAGAGAAACTACGGGTTGTTTTACCCCAACGAGAACAAAGTGTACGACGTTCCGTTCTCCGCTAAGTCGATGCCGGTTAACGATAGCAAAGAGAAGGTTCCGGTTAAGTCGCCCTCGCACGTGGGACAGACGTGGTGTGTGGCGAATGGAAAAACGTCGAAGGAGAAGCTTCAGGAAGGTCTCGACTACGCTTGCGGGGAAGGAGGCGCTGATTGCCGTCCGATTCAAAAGGGTGCCACGTGTTACGATCCGGAATCGTTAGAGGCACACGCTTCTTATGCGTTCAACAGTTACTATCAGAAGAACGCACGTGGTGTTGGCACGTGTGATTTTGGTGGTGCAGCGTACGTGGTCTCGCAGCCTCCTA AGTACGGGAAATGCGAGTTTCCAACAGGGCATTGA